In Bythopirellula goksoeyrii, a single window of DNA contains:
- the miaB gene encoding tRNA (N6-isopentenyl adenosine(37)-C2)-methylthiotransferase MiaB yields MAKKLYIETVGCQMNVLDSELVVASLRKQGYELTDNTTDADTILFNTCSVRQHAEDKIYSALGRLKNAKQTHPHKVIGVLGCMAQKDQRLIFERAPYVDLIVGPGQLHQVPDLIAGIEAGGGPQMEVSLGRKEGSRQQIERSHESFDPLRDAAMRPTPYQAYVRIMIGCDKFCTYCIVPSVRGPEQSRPPSEILIEAQKLASEGCKEIILLGQTVNSYRYKEGDRTTRMSDLLVSLSEIDGLERIKFVTNYPKDMTDDLLTAVRDLPKCAKYLHVPAQSGSNSVLERMKRGYSIEDYREMMERIRSIVPDAAVTSDFIVGFCGETEDDFQLTCKLVHEQRFKNSFIFKYSERPGTRGADLFPDDVPEEVKKRRNNELLAMQNVISEVDNQPFIGRQVEVLIEGPSKASERQGTADSEQLQLTGRTMCDRIVVFDGNRRQIGQTLPIAIYDANAHTLFGAVVTQHVGPELFSLGA; encoded by the coding sequence ATGGCTAAGAAACTCTATATCGAAACGGTTGGTTGCCAGATGAATGTGCTCGATAGCGAGCTCGTCGTGGCCAGTCTGCGCAAGCAGGGTTATGAACTGACCGACAACACAACTGATGCCGACACGATTCTATTCAACACATGCAGTGTTCGGCAGCATGCCGAGGACAAGATCTATAGCGCCCTTGGGCGGCTCAAGAATGCCAAGCAGACGCACCCACATAAAGTGATCGGAGTTTTGGGCTGCATGGCCCAGAAGGATCAGCGGCTGATCTTTGAACGCGCCCCCTATGTTGATTTGATCGTCGGGCCAGGCCAGTTGCATCAAGTTCCCGACCTCATCGCAGGCATCGAGGCTGGAGGTGGCCCTCAGATGGAAGTGAGCCTGGGTCGCAAGGAGGGGAGCCGTCAGCAAATCGAGCGGAGCCATGAGAGTTTCGACCCCCTGCGTGATGCAGCGATGCGACCGACACCTTATCAGGCCTACGTGCGGATCATGATCGGCTGCGACAAGTTTTGCACCTACTGCATCGTGCCGAGCGTTCGTGGTCCCGAACAGAGTCGTCCGCCGAGTGAGATACTCATCGAGGCACAGAAGCTTGCATCTGAGGGTTGCAAGGAAATTATCCTGTTGGGTCAGACGGTCAACAGCTATCGCTATAAGGAAGGGGACCGCACCACCCGCATGAGCGATTTGTTGGTATCTCTCAGCGAAATCGATGGACTGGAGCGGATTAAGTTTGTTACGAACTATCCCAAGGATATGACCGACGATCTTCTGACTGCCGTGCGAGACTTGCCCAAGTGTGCAAAGTATCTCCATGTGCCAGCCCAGAGTGGTTCGAATTCTGTGCTGGAGCGGATGAAACGCGGCTACTCGATTGAAGACTATCGCGAAATGATGGAGCGTATTCGCAGCATCGTGCCTGATGCGGCGGTGACCAGCGATTTTATCGTTGGCTTCTGTGGAGAGACAGAAGATGATTTTCAACTCACTTGTAAGCTTGTCCACGAGCAGCGATTTAAGAACAGCTTTATATTCAAGTACAGCGAAAGACCTGGAACCCGTGGGGCCGATCTATTTCCTGATGACGTGCCTGAGGAAGTGAAAAAGCGCCGCAACAACGAGCTTCTGGCGATGCAGAATGTCATCAGCGAGGTGGACAACCAGCCGTTCATCGGCCGCCAAGTGGAAGTTCTGATCGAAGGACCCAGCAAAGCAAGCGAGCGCCAGGGGACTGCCGATTCCGAACAGTTGCAGCTAACCGGTCGGACGATGTGTGACCGCATCGTGGTTTTCGACGGCAATCGACGTCAGATAGGCCAGACGTTGCCAATTGCGATCTATGATGCCAACGCTCACACGCTATTTGGTGCAGTCGTTACGCAGCACGTGGGACCAGAGCTGTTTTCTTTAGGTGCTTAG
- the fmt gene encoding methionyl-tRNA formyltransferase has protein sequence MRIILLGTGPFAVPSLRTLEASEHKVLMAVSRPPRGRKPMPAPVQVAAESLGIPDWQPETVNSDEARARLRELRADLLVVCDYGEILKSETLAIARLGGINLHGSLLPKYRGAAPVQWAVLNGDSETGNTVIQMTPGLDAGPALGVERVAIDPDETAGELEVRLAELGAALVLRVVDELATGTESPVEQDKSQATKAPRLAKEHGEIDWSRSAVEIKNQVRALQPWPRAFTDWHRSADAALRLIVHRVALCDETFSESTPGNVVSTTGQLVVTTGDGFLSLLEVQPAGKRVMRAEEFLRGNPMQVGDELL, from the coding sequence ATGCGGATCATCCTATTGGGAACCGGACCGTTTGCTGTTCCTTCGCTGCGGACACTCGAGGCCTCAGAGCATAAAGTCTTGATGGCCGTGAGTCGGCCTCCACGGGGGCGCAAACCCATGCCAGCTCCGGTGCAGGTGGCTGCCGAGTCACTGGGTATTCCCGATTGGCAGCCCGAGACGGTTAACTCCGATGAAGCACGAGCTAGGCTGAGGGAATTGCGAGCTGATCTTCTGGTCGTCTGCGACTACGGAGAGATTCTCAAATCGGAGACTCTCGCCATCGCACGATTGGGGGGAATCAATCTGCATGGATCCTTGCTCCCCAAATACCGTGGTGCTGCACCCGTACAGTGGGCTGTCCTCAATGGCGACAGCGAGACTGGTAACACAGTGATTCAGATGACGCCGGGGTTGGATGCCGGGCCTGCGTTAGGTGTGGAACGAGTAGCGATTGATCCCGACGAGACCGCTGGTGAACTTGAGGTTCGCTTGGCCGAACTTGGGGCCGCTTTGGTACTGCGGGTTGTGGATGAATTGGCCACCGGCACAGAATCGCCCGTGGAGCAAGACAAAAGTCAGGCCACCAAGGCCCCCCGGTTGGCCAAGGAACATGGCGAAATCGATTGGTCACGCTCTGCGGTGGAGATTAAGAATCAAGTGCGAGCGCTGCAACCCTGGCCGCGGGCATTCACCGATTGGCACCGTAGCGCCGACGCAGCTCTACGATTGATCGTACATCGTGTCGCGCTTTGCGATGAAACATTCTCTGAAAGTACTCCCGGGAATGTAGTTTCGACAACTGGGCAGCTGGTCGTCACCACCGGTGACGGCTTCTTGAGCCTGCTAGAAGTTCAGCCTGCAGGTAAGCGCGTGATGCGAGCTGAGGAGTTTCTACGAGGGAATCCGATGCAAGTTGGAGACGAGTTGCTCTAG
- a CDS encoding Uma2 family endonuclease, whose amino-acid sequence MASISPTSHPVSSSLGEPAWELALLYPPQGQWSISEYLEITERTNQLVEFTSGKIEVLEMPTIEHQKIVGFLFMVLQAAAEGGLVLMAPLPTTITQGKIREPDIIFKLRKNLPRPEEQYFNGADLIIEVVSPDKKSHERDYCIKRADYAEGGIPEYWIVDPQEKQITVLTLKEKTYIEHGVFREGQTANSKLLEGFNVDVAAVFAAAKA is encoded by the coding sequence ATGGCCAGCATCTCGCCTACTTCCCATCCTGTCAGTTCTTCTCTTGGCGAACCCGCGTGGGAATTAGCTCTACTCTATCCTCCTCAGGGCCAATGGAGTATCAGCGAATATCTTGAGATCACTGAGCGAACTAATCAACTTGTCGAATTCACTTCAGGTAAAATCGAGGTCCTGGAAATGCCCACAATCGAGCACCAGAAGATTGTCGGTTTCTTGTTTATGGTATTGCAAGCTGCTGCCGAAGGCGGGCTAGTCTTGATGGCGCCGCTTCCAACGACGATCACACAGGGCAAGATTCGTGAGCCTGATATCATTTTCAAGCTTCGCAAGAATCTCCCTCGCCCTGAGGAGCAATATTTCAATGGTGCTGACTTGATAATTGAAGTTGTCAGTCCTGACAAGAAAAGTCACGAACGCGACTACTGCATCAAGAGAGCGGACTACGCCGAGGGGGGGATACCTGAATACTGGATCGTCGATCCCCAGGAAAAACAAATCACCGTGCTTACACTTAAGGAAAAAACCTACATAGAGCACGGTGTCTTTCGCGAAGGGCAGACTGCTAACTCTAAATTGCTCGAAGGTTTCAATGTCGATGTCGCAGCGGTGTTCGCGGCGGCCAAGGCGTAA
- a CDS encoding DNA topoisomerase VI subunit B, translated as MATAKKKTAKKKVRAAKPATRSVKKKKVKKKVRKKVAAPASEQSLAESNGVASPKRRTTAKAMAATQRDISVSEFFAKNRHLLGFDNPRKALLTTVKEAVDNSIDACEEAGILPEIWVHIQQTSADHYKVGIQDNGPGILKKQIPLIFGKLLYGSKFHRLRQSRGQQGIGISAAGMYGVQTTGKPVKIISKVGARKSAHYYEIQIDTKKNEPRILNGKGEGVDIPPGDKGKEYIEKHGIEWVEQPHGTRVTIELEAKFVRGRGSVGEYLEQTAIANPHITLNYEDPDDFVYTYERSTKTLPPEPKEIKPHPYGVEMGRLATMLEEAQGSTLSEFLTSRFSRVSSPIARRICQSAGVGTRTNTRKVGRKEAELLFHAIQKTKIAAPATDCICPIGEDLILKGMHKVVPGEFYAAATRPPSVYRGNPFQIEVGLTYGGTAPTQNITKDLLLDLLEETDARTVRQFLVHTFNGLGGEGADKIIKTASLGTRQTPGKLKPKEIEALFTAMKNVNIAEGQSMEVLRYANRVPLQFQQSACAITQTILNTNWRSYGLSQSRGGLPKGPVSLMVHIASVWVPFTSESKEAIANYPEIQKEIRLGLQAVGRKLGMFLRRRLRVKQQSDRREIFLRYLKEVSNAVSEINGVKQPELYEQLVNVAKRRTADADMKLDERGKKIQEDPTQLDLGENVLIVDPTQHEAAINRVETVEEEPEQD; from the coding sequence TTGGCAACGGCAAAGAAGAAAACAGCAAAGAAAAAAGTACGAGCGGCAAAACCAGCGACTCGTTCGGTAAAGAAAAAAAAGGTGAAGAAAAAGGTCCGCAAGAAGGTTGCGGCTCCTGCTTCTGAGCAATCCCTCGCTGAGTCCAATGGCGTTGCCTCCCCCAAGCGACGCACCACCGCCAAAGCGATGGCCGCCACTCAGCGGGATATCTCCGTCAGCGAGTTCTTCGCTAAGAACCGCCATTTGCTCGGTTTCGACAACCCTCGCAAAGCACTGCTTACTACGGTAAAGGAAGCGGTCGACAACTCGATCGACGCCTGCGAAGAGGCAGGCATCCTCCCAGAAATCTGGGTCCATATCCAGCAGACCTCAGCCGACCACTACAAGGTCGGAATTCAGGACAACGGCCCTGGCATCTTGAAGAAGCAAATCCCATTGATCTTCGGCAAACTTCTCTACGGCTCTAAGTTCCATCGACTTCGTCAAAGCCGTGGCCAACAGGGAATCGGCATCAGCGCCGCCGGCATGTATGGCGTACAAACTACCGGCAAGCCGGTGAAGATCATCTCGAAAGTGGGAGCAAGAAAATCGGCTCACTACTATGAGATCCAAATCGACACCAAGAAAAACGAGCCCCGCATTCTCAACGGCAAAGGCGAGGGAGTTGACATTCCTCCTGGCGACAAAGGGAAAGAGTATATCGAAAAGCATGGCATCGAGTGGGTCGAGCAGCCTCACGGCACGCGGGTAACTATCGAGCTGGAAGCCAAGTTCGTCCGAGGCCGTGGGAGCGTCGGCGAATACTTGGAGCAGACCGCCATCGCGAATCCGCATATTACGCTCAATTACGAAGACCCTGACGATTTTGTCTACACCTACGAGCGCTCCACCAAGACGCTTCCTCCCGAGCCAAAAGAAATCAAACCCCATCCCTATGGTGTGGAAATGGGCCGACTCGCTACGATGCTTGAAGAGGCACAAGGTTCGACCCTTTCGGAGTTTCTCACCTCGCGTTTCTCCCGCGTAAGTTCGCCGATAGCTCGTCGCATCTGTCAGTCCGCTGGAGTTGGTACGCGGACGAACACTCGCAAAGTAGGCCGCAAGGAAGCAGAGTTGCTTTTTCATGCGATCCAGAAAACGAAGATCGCTGCACCTGCGACGGATTGCATATGCCCGATTGGTGAAGATCTCATCCTCAAGGGAATGCACAAAGTTGTGCCAGGTGAATTCTACGCCGCGGCGACTCGCCCTCCTTCGGTTTATCGGGGGAATCCCTTTCAGATTGAAGTGGGCCTCACCTACGGTGGCACCGCACCTACGCAAAACATCACCAAGGATCTATTGTTGGACTTGCTCGAAGAAACTGATGCTCGCACGGTGAGGCAATTCCTTGTCCATACTTTCAATGGACTTGGTGGCGAGGGGGCCGACAAGATTATTAAAACGGCCAGCCTAGGCACGCGCCAAACTCCAGGCAAGCTCAAGCCCAAGGAAATCGAAGCCCTTTTCACGGCGATGAAAAACGTCAACATCGCCGAGGGCCAATCGATGGAGGTACTCCGATACGCCAATCGTGTGCCGTTGCAGTTCCAGCAATCAGCCTGTGCCATTACGCAGACCATTTTGAACACGAATTGGCGGAGCTACGGGCTGAGCCAATCCCGCGGCGGTTTGCCCAAAGGCCCCGTGAGCCTGATGGTCCACATCGCCAGCGTGTGGGTCCCCTTCACGAGCGAATCCAAGGAGGCGATTGCCAATTACCCGGAGATTCAAAAGGAAATCCGCCTCGGCCTGCAAGCTGTCGGTCGCAAACTGGGCATGTTCCTACGCCGTCGTCTACGGGTGAAACAGCAATCCGATCGTCGCGAGATATTTCTCCGCTATCTGAAGGAAGTTTCCAACGCAGTGAGTGAAATCAATGGCGTTAAACAACCCGAGCTTTACGAGCAACTAGTAAATGTTGCGAAGCGGCGCACAGCCGACGCCGACATGAAACTCGACGAACGTGGCAAGAAAATCCAGGAAGACCCGACCCAGTTGGACCTCGGCGAGAACGTTTTGATTGTCGACCCCACCCAGCACGAAGCCGCCATCAACCGCGTTGAAACTGTCGAAGAAGAACCTGAACAAGATTAA
- a CDS encoding DNA topoisomerase IV subunit A, producing MAKKRPLKKKPATPHAGVKLTPRDKKTISNLTGLADRVVSAAKTRKDPYVDIPSRTLSNVRFSPRKGILEMGNSKNRRQLFDLSQAKAYMRTMLVASGCKRLIDQGKSTSLRGLFYMLKHTIEGAKENTFDVQNECDTIIEDVEVLLNSIREELHLYAENRGAMVGNIVITDKGDTIDCARMGSGGYAIPSIVEPEVIELDPKKCGAKFILHVEKGTVWQRFNEDKFWQKHNCILTHGSGQPPRGVRRMLHRLHNELKLPIYCVLDNDPWGYYIYSVIKQGSINLAFESQRMAIPAAKYLGLRSIDLERCQLSDSVKISLNETDRKRAKQIAKYPWFEKKRRWQSEIQRMLKNDFKLEVESLISKDISYVTEVYVPERLAEQDWLD from the coding sequence ATGGCCAAGAAACGCCCCCTCAAAAAGAAACCTGCCACGCCTCACGCTGGAGTGAAGCTTACTCCGCGCGACAAGAAAACGATCTCCAACCTCACGGGATTGGCCGACCGCGTCGTGAGTGCGGCCAAAACGCGCAAGGACCCGTACGTCGATATTCCTTCGCGCACCCTGTCGAATGTCCGTTTCAGCCCTCGTAAGGGGATCCTGGAAATGGGCAACAGCAAGAATCGTCGCCAGTTGTTCGACCTCTCCCAAGCAAAAGCCTACATGCGCACGATGCTCGTAGCCAGCGGTTGCAAGAGACTCATCGATCAGGGTAAATCGACAAGCCTTCGAGGTCTTTTCTACATGCTCAAACACACCATCGAAGGAGCGAAAGAGAATACTTTTGATGTGCAAAACGAGTGCGATACAATCATTGAAGATGTCGAAGTACTCTTGAATTCCATCCGGGAGGAACTGCATCTCTACGCTGAAAATCGCGGGGCCATGGTCGGTAATATTGTAATCACGGACAAGGGCGACACAATCGACTGCGCTCGCATGGGTTCAGGCGGCTACGCGATCCCCTCAATCGTCGAACCCGAAGTGATCGAACTCGATCCCAAGAAGTGCGGTGCCAAGTTTATCCTCCATGTTGAAAAAGGCACTGTCTGGCAGCGGTTTAACGAGGACAAATTCTGGCAAAAGCACAATTGCATTCTCACCCACGGTAGCGGCCAACCCCCCCGCGGCGTGCGTCGTATGTTGCACCGTTTGCACAATGAGTTGAAACTCCCCATCTATTGCGTGCTCGACAACGACCCCTGGGGCTATTACATCTACAGTGTCATCAAGCAAGGTTCCATCAACCTGGCCTTTGAGTCGCAGCGGATGGCCATTCCCGCGGCCAAATACCTGGGTTTGCGCAGCATCGATCTCGAGCGCTGCCAACTCTCCGATAGCGTCAAAATTTCGCTCAATGAAACCGATCGCAAGCGAGCCAAACAGATCGCCAAGTACCCCTGGTTTGAGAAAAAGCGCCGCTGGCAGTCAGAAATTCAGCGCATGCTCAAGAACGATTTCAAACTCGAAGTCGAATCGCTCATCTCCAAAGACATTAGCTACGTTACTGAGGTCTATGTCCCAGAGAGGCTCGCAGAACAGGATTGGCTGGATTAA
- a CDS encoding RNA polymerase sigma factor gives MHDPAANAESLYHLSDAELARRLQTGCERSFAEIDRRFRPRLLYALTRRLPRREDAEDVVQQTMLRVFQKIRLFDTNQRLSPWVFTIAMRLSIEHGRRKQLPILAETAAPLEIADASLSPEYVAVHNEERDHLWKLADRVLKPDQWTALWLHYGEELSITEVARTLSKTKSAISVQLFRARKALLPHLQNNKCQEPSQEKVLDTISQEPALVEVNT, from the coding sequence ATGCACGACCCTGCGGCGAACGCTGAATCGCTCTACCATTTAAGTGACGCCGAACTTGCGCGTCGTTTGCAGACGGGGTGTGAGCGGAGTTTCGCCGAGATAGATCGACGCTTTAGGCCACGACTGCTCTACGCACTTACTCGACGGCTTCCACGACGTGAAGACGCCGAAGATGTCGTACAACAGACCATGCTCCGTGTATTCCAAAAGATTCGCCTCTTTGACACTAACCAACGGCTCAGCCCCTGGGTATTTACCATTGCCATGCGGCTCTCGATTGAACATGGCCGGCGGAAGCAGCTCCCTATCTTAGCCGAGACCGCCGCACCACTGGAAATAGCCGACGCTTCGCTCTCCCCTGAGTACGTGGCCGTTCACAACGAAGAACGCGACCACCTTTGGAAGCTGGCTGATCGCGTCCTCAAGCCCGATCAGTGGACCGCCCTCTGGCTCCACTATGGCGAAGAGCTTTCGATCACCGAAGTCGCTCGTACACTAAGCAAGACCAAATCCGCTATCAGCGTCCAACTCTTCCGCGCCCGCAAAGCTCTGCTACCGCACTTACAAAACAATAAGTGTCAGGAACCTTCGCAGGAAAAGGTGTTAGACACGATTTCTCAAGAACCTGCCCTTGTGGAGGTAAACACATGA
- the def gene encoding peptide deformylase, with protein MKIGQNGDLIAILFDRIGILRLTLEVIHYPHPTLRHVSKPLKKVDRELREMIVQMFELMYKHEGVGLAANQVDLPYRLFIANPTGDPKETDSEHVFINPVLRGGKGQVEGEEGCLSIPEVKGNVVRKERITIEAYNLAGEQFNGELDGLFARIAQHEVDHLDGVLFIDRLSPGQKIDIGGYLEEFEIDFQSKREHGEMPSDEQIAARIAELERMRA; from the coding sequence ATGAAAATCGGGCAGAATGGCGATTTAATCGCCATTCTGTTTGATCGTATAGGTATTCTGCGCTTGACTCTCGAAGTTATTCATTATCCGCATCCCACGTTGAGGCATGTCTCAAAACCCCTCAAAAAGGTTGATCGTGAGCTGCGCGAGATGATTGTGCAGATGTTTGAGTTGATGTACAAGCATGAGGGTGTGGGATTGGCGGCCAATCAGGTTGATTTGCCATATCGGCTTTTCATCGCCAATCCTACCGGGGATCCCAAAGAAACCGACTCTGAGCACGTATTCATCAATCCCGTCTTACGTGGCGGCAAGGGTCAGGTCGAGGGTGAGGAGGGGTGTCTCAGTATTCCCGAAGTCAAGGGAAACGTGGTCCGCAAGGAGCGGATCACCATCGAGGCCTACAATCTTGCAGGTGAACAATTCAACGGAGAATTGGATGGGCTGTTTGCCCGCATTGCTCAGCACGAGGTCGATCATCTGGATGGAGTGTTATTCATTGACCGACTCTCGCCGGGGCAAAAAATCGACATTGGCGGGTATTTAGAAGAATTCGAGATTGATTTTCAGAGCAAGCGGGAACATGGCGAAATGCCCTCTGATGAGCAAATCGCAGCAAGAATTGCGGAACTTGAACGCATGCGAGCTTGA
- a CDS encoding [protein-PII] uridylyltransferase family protein gives MTNVAIDLESVRRAVDDRDEAGPLLKSLGVANLRSAHANLVKLAEDIPLDLLSMLIEQFRETAPQLADPDMALNNLERFFQTARNPLAMASLFERDHTTLPNLLLILNTSQYLSDQLCADPESYDLLRMTEGRPVAREVLVNELVGEVHSMDSESDVLAALRRFKRRETLRIAYGDIVLEVPVAQVTRQISYVADSVVEAAMDFAIRKVGKRKQHGNVREFSPPRIVALALGKLGGLELNYSSDIDLVFLFQAASTGQGDASQTIATSIAQETINLLSETTELSFAYRVDMRLRPEGRQGPLCVSVDQALGYYDMRGRTWERQAYVKARPIAGDLELGYEFLGRLEPWVFRRYLSLTDITGIKALKRRIEVRSTNGEFAASDVKAGLGGIRDIEFVIQFLQLLNGGALEEVRTGNTLEAIAKLSRAGALTHQESTMLEENYSYLRKLEHRLQIMYDLQTHQLPKSETDLVKIARRMGYYDTEKVSALESFRNDFRQRTEIDRKILDHLLHDAFGDNAESEPEVDLVNDPDPSPETIAKVMDKYPFADSQAAYANLMSLAEERIPFLSTRRCRMFLASIAPRLLAAIAKTPDPDVTLVNLSRVSDSLGGKAALWELFSSNRPTLNLYVTLCAACPYLAGILTSNPGMIDELLDSLLLGRLPNLEAVEASLAELTRGAEDKEPILHSFKVSQHLRVGVRDILGKDDIQATHGELSDIAEVCLREVVEMEYDKLVEKRGEPRIDPPSETKSSSSEEKQFAEWEPSPERIGKPCEFIVLAMGKLGGREPNYHSDLDLVFLYEAEGRTVTDRRGSADSTTNNHFFSELGQRIIKRMSDFGPYGRLFEVDPRLRPTGRGGALSVSLEEFVRYFLEGAGQLWERQALCKARVVVGSPVAANKAMEAVVAATYCKPWQASDATEIHGMRMKLQESASERNLKRGPGGTMDVEFIVQMLQLKYGQSHPAVRETNTLNALASLEQAGFLSEEDARFLKDAYNLLRNVEARIRLMDATGRHEFPEEDRERAKLAFLMDGTEPQKLAEEVFETCRKVRETFLRIFAEAEG, from the coding sequence GTGACTAACGTTGCGATTGATCTTGAGTCCGTGCGTCGTGCCGTCGATGATCGGGATGAGGCGGGGCCACTCTTAAAGTCATTGGGAGTTGCCAATCTCCGCTCGGCGCACGCCAATCTGGTAAAGCTCGCGGAGGATATTCCTCTGGATCTCTTAAGCATGCTCATCGAGCAATTCAGAGAAACCGCTCCGCAATTAGCTGACCCCGATATGGCACTGAATAATCTGGAGCGTTTTTTTCAGACGGCCCGTAACCCGCTGGCGATGGCATCGCTTTTCGAGCGAGATCACACAACCCTGCCGAATCTGCTCTTGATTCTCAACACTAGCCAATATTTGAGTGATCAGTTGTGTGCTGATCCTGAGAGTTATGACTTACTTCGGATGACGGAAGGTCGTCCAGTCGCTCGTGAGGTGCTGGTCAACGAACTCGTCGGCGAAGTCCACTCGATGGACAGTGAATCAGATGTGCTCGCAGCATTGCGCCGATTCAAGCGGCGCGAAACTTTGCGGATTGCCTATGGAGACATTGTGCTCGAAGTTCCCGTGGCCCAGGTCACTCGGCAGATTTCCTATGTGGCCGACTCCGTGGTCGAAGCGGCCATGGATTTTGCAATTCGCAAAGTGGGCAAACGCAAGCAGCATGGAAACGTCCGAGAGTTTTCGCCTCCACGTATTGTTGCCCTAGCCTTGGGCAAACTAGGAGGCTTGGAACTGAATTACTCGAGTGACATCGATCTCGTGTTCCTATTTCAAGCAGCGAGTACAGGGCAGGGGGATGCAAGTCAGACCATCGCGACTTCGATTGCCCAGGAGACGATCAATCTGCTTTCCGAAACGACCGAATTGAGTTTCGCCTATCGCGTAGACATGCGACTCAGGCCCGAAGGGAGGCAAGGCCCCCTGTGTGTGAGTGTCGACCAAGCACTCGGCTACTACGACATGCGAGGCCGCACCTGGGAACGGCAGGCTTATGTAAAAGCTCGGCCAATCGCTGGTGACCTGGAACTTGGTTATGAATTCTTGGGGCGATTAGAACCTTGGGTTTTTCGACGCTACTTGAGTCTAACTGATATCACTGGCATCAAAGCACTGAAACGCCGCATCGAAGTCCGCAGCACGAACGGAGAGTTTGCAGCCAGCGACGTAAAAGCTGGTTTGGGAGGAATACGCGATATCGAATTTGTGATTCAGTTCTTACAGCTCCTTAATGGTGGGGCTCTCGAAGAAGTGCGGACTGGCAACACGCTCGAAGCGATCGCCAAACTCAGCAGGGCCGGCGCGCTGACACATCAAGAAAGCACGATGCTTGAGGAGAACTACAGCTATCTTCGAAAACTAGAGCATCGCCTACAAATCATGTACGATCTCCAGACCCATCAACTCCCCAAGTCGGAAACAGATCTGGTGAAGATCGCTCGAAGGATGGGTTATTATGATACGGAAAAAGTATCGGCTCTGGAGTCTTTTCGCAACGATTTTCGCCAGCGAACTGAAATCGATCGCAAAATTCTCGATCACTTGCTGCATGATGCCTTTGGAGATAATGCAGAGAGCGAACCCGAAGTCGATCTGGTAAACGATCCCGATCCCTCGCCGGAGACGATTGCCAAAGTTATGGACAAGTATCCGTTCGCCGACTCCCAGGCGGCATACGCTAATCTCATGTCGCTTGCGGAAGAACGAATTCCGTTTCTCTCGACACGGCGTTGCCGGATGTTCTTGGCGTCGATTGCTCCCCGTTTGCTCGCGGCCATCGCCAAGACGCCTGATCCCGACGTCACACTAGTGAATCTGAGCCGAGTGAGCGATTCACTAGGCGGGAAGGCAGCATTGTGGGAGTTGTTTAGCAGCAACCGTCCTACACTGAATCTGTATGTCACATTGTGTGCGGCCTGCCCCTATCTGGCAGGCATCCTCACCAGCAATCCGGGCATGATTGACGAACTGCTGGATAGCTTGTTGTTAGGAAGGCTGCCCAATCTGGAGGCCGTCGAAGCAAGTCTGGCCGAACTGACCCGAGGGGCCGAAGACAAAGAACCAATTCTACATAGCTTCAAGGTCTCACAGCACTTGCGTGTTGGAGTACGTGACATACTTGGCAAGGATGACATCCAGGCCACCCATGGTGAACTCTCCGACATTGCTGAAGTGTGTTTGAGGGAAGTCGTCGAGATGGAATACGACAAACTCGTCGAAAAACGGGGCGAGCCTCGGATTGACCCGCCGAGCGAGACCAAGTCATCCTCCAGCGAAGAGAAGCAGTTCGCCGAGTGGGAGCCGAGTCCCGAACGGATTGGCAAACCTTGTGAATTCATAGTATTGGCTATGGGAAAACTCGGCGGGCGCGAACCGAATTATCACAGCGATCTCGACCTCGTATTCCTCTATGAGGCTGAGGGCCGCACGGTCACCGATCGCCGAGGTTCGGCCGACTCGACGACGAACAATCATTTTTTCAGTGAATTAGGACAGCGAATCATCAAACGAATGTCGGACTTTGGTCCCTACGGGCGGCTGTTCGAGGTGGATCCTCGACTGCGACCTACCGGTCGTGGTGGGGCGCTATCAGTTTCCCTAGAGGAATTCGTGCGATATTTTCTCGAAGGTGCCGGTCAGCTTTGGGAACGCCAGGCATTGTGTAAGGCCCGTGTGGTTGTGGGCAGTCCAGTGGCAGCAAACAAGGCAATGGAAGCAGTCGTGGCTGCGACCTACTGTAAGCCATGGCAAGCAAGCGATGCTACGGAAATCCACGGGATGCGTATGAAACTTCAAGAATCAGCCAGCGAGCGCAACCTCAAACGGGGCCCCGGCGGCACGATGGATGTCGAATTCATCGTGCAAATGCTTCAGCTCAAATATGGCCAATCCCACCCAGCGGTCCGCGAAACGAACACCCTCAACGCCTTAGCCTCCCTGGAGCAAGCAGGTTTTCTGTCTGAGGAAGATGCCCGCTTTTTAAAGGATGCTTACAACCTACTTCGAAACGTGGAGGCACGAATACGGCTAATGGATGCTACAGGTCGTCACGAGTTTCCCGAAGAGGACCGCGAACGCGCGAAGTTAGCATTTCTGATGGACGGGACGGAACCCCAGAAACTTGCGGAGGAGGTGTTCGAAACTTGTCGCAAGGTGCGCGAAACGTTTCTGCGGATTTTCGCGGAGGCTGAAGGTTAG